The DNA sequence AATGTCTATCCTCTGTAGTAATTAATCAGGCATCCCTTCAAAATAATGGTACGTTCATCTTCTGTCAGTTCTCCCATTTTCAGAGTGAACTCCTTGAGACTATTATCCTTTACTACATATGCTGTAAATTCTGTCTTACGTTCTTCTACTGCCTTACGCACTTCCGGAATAAAAATATAATCTCCATTTGCGAATGGAAGTTCTCCCTCCGGAATCAGGAATGGAAGCATTCCCCAGTTAATAAGGTTAGAACGATAACGCTTGGTTGCATATTCGTTGGCAATGTTTGCCCATCCACCTAATACTTTCTGACAAGAAGCTGCCTGCTCTCTTGCAGAACCATCACCTGGTTTTACTGCAAAGATAGTACTTCCGAATCCAATATTTCCTTTTCCTGCCTCTGGGAACTTCTCATTTACCGTTGCCATAACATCCTTTAATTCCGGTACTGCATCGATTGGACACTCTCCAGCTTCTACTGCCTTCTGTGCCTTCTGAATCTCCTTTGCACGTCCTACATATGCAGGATCTTTTCTGGACAGAGTAAATTCTGCCAGTCCCAACGGGTTAGAACGATAAGAAGATGTTTCTCCGGAAGGAATCAATTCATCGGTTGTGGTAACAGGGTCATGAATCTCAGAAACAACTTTTAATACCATGTTCTGTGGCAATGCACTCATTGCCGGCCAGTCTTTGATATTTGGACCAAATTTAATTTCCTGTTCCGGATCTGCAACACCTTTGCTGTCAAATACACGATTTGCGTAAATATTGCTGTCAAAATGATATTTTGGCTTACCATAGTTTACATCCATATCTGTTGCAGGTGTTAAGTAACCCTTATTTGCTGCAGTTGCTGCAATAGAACGAGCATCCATTAATGCTACAGATGCAATCTGTCCACTCTGAAGCTTGGAACCTTCACGGTTCGGGAAGTTTCTAGTGGAGTGACGAATAGAGAATCCGTTGTTGCTTGGAGTATCTCCGGCACCAAAACATGGTCCACAGAATGCAGTCTTTAAAATAGCTCCTGTTTCCATCAAAGTTGCTGCTGCTCCGTTCTTTACCAGTTCCATATAAACAGGCATACTTGCCGGATATACACTTAAGGTAAATTCATCAGAACCGATGCTTGCACCCTTTAAGATGTCTGCTGCATCACAGATATTTTCGAATCCACCACCAGCACATCCTGCTATGATTCCCTGGTCAACATAGAGTTTTCCGTTTCTTACTTTATCTTTCAGTGTAAAATCTACTGCACCATCTAAGCTTACTAATGCCTTCTTCTCACAATCATCCAAAATATCCATAAGGTTTGCATTTAATTCTTCAATGGTATAGGTATTGCTTGGATGGAATGGCATTGCAATCATTGGTTTTACTTTACTTAAATCTACTTCAATCATTCCGTCGTAGTAGGTTACCTGTCCCGGATTTAATTCTTTATAATCTTCTGTTCTGCCATGAATGTCATAGAATTCACGAATCGTATCATCTGTTCTCCAAATAGAAGACAGACAAGTTGTTTCTGTTGTCATAACGTCCACACCGATACGGAAATCTGCACTTAAGTTAGATACACCAGGTCCTACGAATTCCATTACTTTATTATTTACGTAGCCATTTGCAAATACTGCTCCGATAATAGCAAGTGCCACGTCCTGAGGTCCTACGCCCTTCTCCGGCTTTCCTGTCATGTATACACCTACTACCTTTGGCATATTGATATCATAAGTCTTATTTAATAACTGTTTTACCAGCTCCGGTCCACCTTCACCCATTGCCATGGTTCCTAATGCACCATAACGTGTATGAGAGTCAGATCCTAAAATCATCTTTCCACCACCTGCAAGCATTTCTCTTGCATACTGATGAATAACTGCCTGATGAGGTGGTACATACACTCCACCGTACTTCTTAGCACAAGTTAGACCAAACATGTGGTCATCTTCATTGATGGTTCCACCTACAGCACAAAGAGAATTATGACAGTTTGTCAATACATATGGCACTGGGAATTTTTCTAATCCTGATGCTCTTGCTGTCTGAATAATTCCAACAAATGTAATATCATGAGATGTCAATTTATCGAACTTAATTTTCAGTTTGTCCATGTTTCCAGACGTATTGTGGTCTGCAAGGATACCATATGCAATGGTGTTTTTCGCTGCTTCTTCCTTTGTGATATTCTTCCCAACAGCTGCATTAATCGCCGCTGCTGCCTGTGCATTATCTTCCACCAGAGTGGTTCCATTTACCAGATATGCACCGCCATCATGCAATTTTATCATAATATGTCCTCCTGTTTGGTATGATTACTTTAAGTGTCAAAAAGCCGATGGGAATCCCCATCGGCTTTGCTTTTCCCTATTAACGTATTATACTGGTCTCCCGCAAGAATTGCAAGGTAAAATACGCTTTTTACTAAATTGCTGTTATAGAATCAAAGAACTGCTGTATGGACTCTGGTTCTGTTTCTGTATATGTTGCTGCAAATGATACCATATAACCATCTATCTCAGTAATATAATATTCCTGTGTCACTCCGGCAAAAGTAACATAAACTCGCTGACAATCCAGCCCATTCTTATTTTCTTCTGTAATACTGGAAGCTTCTACTTCAATACCATTTGCTTCATACGTTGTTTTTAGATTTTTTTCTAAAATTTTGGCATATTGTTCCACACTTACTTTCATGCCAGCTGATACTTCCGTGTTCTCGATAACAATTTGAACGTTAGATCCATCCGCAGCTGATGCCATTACTTCATAAAGTGTTCCGCCTTCCTCCAATGCATCTACATCATAGTCCGCAGCTTCCATCATTTCTGTTCCGACTCCCAACACTTCCTGAATCTGTTCATCGGTATACAGAACAAATCCTTCCGGAATCGTCGCCTGAATCCCCAAACTTTCATTGGTATAAACATTTCCATCAACAGTTCCTTGTTCTACAGTTACTGTTTCTTCTTCGGAATCCTCATCTAATTCTTCCTCGTCAAAATCTTCATCGACTACTTCTTCGTCGTCTTTCTCTTCTTGCTGCTCCGTCTTAGAAGTCTCTTTTGTGTCATTGTCATTGTTGTTCTCATTTCCGCATGCCGTCAATGCAAATACCATTGTCAACGCCAACATACATGTAATTACTTTTTTCTTCATTTTTTTCTTCCCCTTTTGCTATTTTTTTGTTCCTTTTTTAGGTGGAACCGTTATATTGTATCCTTCTTCACTCTCCATGTCAATCTTCAGACATATTTTCCCGTGCCGGCTCTCGTTTAAATCCAATGGTAACCTTAAACAAGTCACCATCCAAATAAATTTCAAATTCTCCCCCCATAAGTTTAGTAAGATTCTTTGCAATAGATAGACCAAGGCCGCTTCCTTCGGTACTTCTTGACACATCTCCTCGAATGAAACGCTCCGTCAGTTCATCCGCCTGGATATTCAACGCATTCTGCGAAATATTCTTAATGGAAAGACTCACCCATTCCTCATCTACTTCCATATCCACATATACGCGAGTATTTGCCATAGCATATTTTGCCACGTTATTGTAAAGATTTTCTACAACACGCCAGATTCTTCTGCCATCTGCCATAATAACTACCGGTTCTCTCGGAAGCTTGGTAACCGCAGTCAATCCCTTCGCTTCAAACTTTTCATTAAATTCTCCACCGGTCTGATATACCAGTTCTACGAAATTGATACGTTCCATTTGAAGAGTGATATTTCCGGAACTTATCTTAGATGCTTCTAGCAAGTCTTCTGTCAACTGCTTCAACCTCTGAGACTTCTGTTCTAATACTGCAATATAATTCTGTGCCCGTTCATTTGGAATATCCTCTCTTTTCAACAAATCCACATAGTTAACAATGGAAGTAAGAGGGGTCTTAATGTCATGTGAAACATTGGTAATTAAATCTGCCTTTAGACGCTCATTTTTCATGCTGTCATCTACTGCATGAAACAATCCATCACCAATCTTATTTACTGCCTCTGCAAACTTCTTATTATCTCCCTTTAACTCCTGTGTATCTATCTTAAACTCTAGGTCTCCTTCGGAAATATTTTTGATTCCTTCTAACACCTTATTGCGTTGAATACCCTCTCTTACAATAAATACACCTTCCGCCAGGCTCATAACAATAAAGCAACATAGCCCAAACATCTGATACGGACTGTTCCACTCCATTATTAGCGGAATCACAATAAAACATCCCAAAAAATGTATTCCAAAGCAAATCAGCAACTTGGTCACCGGTCTACGCGCCTGAAATATACTTCCAATTGCTCGCACAATCCAATGCGTGATACTTTGATTCCATAATACTCCTGCACGAATTCTCCTTACGAAACTTAAGTAAAACAACATAAATAACGCCGAACTAACGAAAGCAAGTACACCGGACATAATCAAAAGACCGGCCAGTTCAGATGCGGTAAATCGATAAAACACCTCACCATACGTAAAAATCGTTACTATAACAGAAACAAATGATGCAATAAATACCAACTCTGTAGGAATCTTATCAAACCAACACAACTGATTCTCCTCACCATTTTCTCCGCCCTTTCCGGCAACCGTACTTAAATAAATAAAACAAATGAGATAACCTAGTGCGCTGATTACTATGGCGCTGGTTCCAATATAAATCCATGGATACATGCGATTATATTCCTGTTTTGCCTCATAAAAACTATCTTCCTGCGGAAAAGACGTGTTTACACAAACAAAAAGAACATTCCCTTTTCCACCATATATCTGCTCAATTCCATTGTAGAAAACATCTTCCATGCCCTTTACATCTGTCTCCAAACGCATATCAGACTCTCTATAGAAGAAGTATTTCCCCATCTGCTTTCCATAGGCTATCAAATCATCCACATCTTTGTCTTCCAGATTTGTGTATACCCTGTCTTCATTACCTCTTTTTATCCAATAACCAACATTGCTTCCTTCTTTTCCCAGATTGTAGCGGTTTAAACATTTCTTGTAAGTATTTACTTCTTGTCCTATATTTTCCAGCGTATATTCCAATGCCTCATACGCCTTTTGCATCTGAACCTCGGTACATTTTCCCTGAATATAATCATTCCAGATACCTTTTCCTTCTACAGAAAAATATGACTCATCCACAAAATTATAATCAGAAACATGGCTCCCCTGTTCCATGCCCATATCCTGCAAAAGCATACTCAACTCATTGCTGTCCAATTCATACAATCCACCATTAATTACCTTTTGTACAATATCTGGGAGATAGTTTTCATCCGTATTTTCTGCGGTATCTTCTATTGATGTTATGGAAGATGACGCACTACTGCCTTCCTCCATCCCAGTCACTTTATAAGAACCGCCATAGTAATGCTCTACATTAGAAACAATGAGCTCCTGAAGTTCTACACTCATATCTCCCAAGGTTGCAATTACCTTTTCCTGATTATAAATCGGCGCTCCCTCTCTGGTCACGATTTGCTTCTGATGTATCCCATCACCGATATAGTAACTGGAATTAAATTCATACTCTGACATAGTATAGCTTCTTGCCCATTCTACCAGTTCTCCCAAATAATAGTATCTGGCTTGTCCATCGCCTTCCGCAAACTTATCGTCCGAAATATCCCCGGCTCTTCCCTGACTACTATAATATTTTTGGATATCAATCCTTTTCTCCGTATCATAATTTCCTTCGGTCTCAAACTTCTTCCGAAGCTCTACAAAATTAAAAATATCTTCCGCCGATTCCTGAAATAGCGCCGAAAAGTATGCCGAAGTTGGGAATGACTTATTTCTGATTTCACTAAAATCCAAAATATTTTTCTGGAAAAGAGTTGTTACCAACAGTATCGATATAATCAATACAACAAACAGAATCTGTTGAATAACCACCATGGTTGCTTTTAATCCGGTAGAATATCGAAGCTTTTTCATTGCGCCACTCCTTTATTTTGATTTTTCTATTTTATATCCTACTCCCCATACCACTTTCAGATATCTTGGTTCCTTTGGATTGATTTCTATCTTCTCTCGAATATGGCGAATATGCACTGCTACCGTATTATCTGCTCCGATTGCATCTTCGTTCCATATACTTTCATATATCTGATTAATGGAAAATACTTTTCCCTGATTCTTCACCAATAACAACAAAATATTATATTCAATCGGAGTCAGTTTCACCAGTTCATCATCTACCGTCACTTCTTTTAGGTCATCATTAATAATCAGACCACCCACCTGATAAATTCTCTGGCTGCTTTCTGCCGCATTGCCAAGCTGTGTATATCGCCGCAACTGAGATTTTACTCGTGCAACTAACTCCAATGGATTAAATGGCTTTGTCACATAATCATCTGCCCCAATATTAAGCCCTAATATCTTATCTGCATCCTCAGATTTTGCAGATAAAATAATAATCGGGATACTACTTTCTTCTCGAATCTTCAACGTGGCACGAATTCCATCCAACTTCGGCATCATCACATCAATAATCAAAAGATGAACCTCTTGCTCTCTCAACACTTCCAATGCCTGTTCACCATCATATGCCTTTAGGATATGATATCCCTCCTGCTGCAAATATATCTCTATTGCATCTACAATTTCTTTGTCATCATCACATACTAAAATATTTTTCATATTCCTTCACCTCATAAGTTAGGGACATCCGCCATATCTTCTGACGTATGCCCCTATTCTATCAATTGTTTTTTAAATTACTGACAGGAAATTTATTAAGATTTCCGAAAGGTCGCTATTTTTTGCTAAAGGGGAAGCGCCTGTCTTTGCCCTCTGTCTGTTTTTTCTTAAAATATGCAGCATCCAGATTCACCTTTACCTCGGGAACTGCATGCGCTACCGGCTGTTCTTCTTGTTCCTCTTGGAAACCACTCATTGCAGCTCTTCTCCGCAGACTTTCTGCAAATTCCTTTCCCGTTACTTTGGAAAGACTTTCCGTTACCTCATCCGGATCGTCCAAGCTACCATTTTCATTATAATGCTTTCCAACCTGGTCAAAGTACGCCTTGTTTATTTTTATTTCCGGCT is a window from the Roseburia sp. 499 genome containing:
- a CDS encoding hydratase, which codes for MIKLHDGGAYLVNGTTLVEDNAQAAAAINAAVGKNITKEEAAKNTIAYGILADHNTSGNMDKLKIKFDKLTSHDITFVGIIQTARASGLEKFPVPYVLTNCHNSLCAVGGTINEDDHMFGLTCAKKYGGVYVPPHQAVIHQYAREMLAGGGKMILGSDSHTRYGALGTMAMGEGGPELVKQLLNKTYDINMPKVVGVYMTGKPEKGVGPQDVALAIIGAVFANGYVNNKVMEFVGPGVSNLSADFRIGVDVMTTETTCLSSIWRTDDTIREFYDIHGRTEDYKELNPGQVTYYDGMIEVDLSKVKPMIAMPFHPSNTYTIEELNANLMDILDDCEKKALVSLDGAVDFTLKDKVRNGKLYVDQGIIAGCAGGGFENICDAADILKGASIGSDEFTLSVYPASMPVYMELVKNGAAATLMETGAILKTAFCGPCFGAGDTPSNNGFSIRHSTRNFPNREGSKLQSGQIASVALMDARSIAATAANKGYLTPATDMDVNYGKPKYHFDSNIYANRVFDSKGVADPEQEIKFGPNIKDWPAMSALPQNMVLKVVSEIHDPVTTTDELIPSGETSSYRSNPLGLAEFTLSRKDPAYVGRAKEIQKAQKAVEAGECPIDAVPELKDVMATVNEKFPEAGKGNIGFGSTIFAVKPGDGSAREQAASCQKVLGGWANIANEYATKRYRSNLINWGMLPFLIPEGELPFANGDYIFIPEVRKAVEERKTEFTAYVVKDNSLKEFTLKMGELTEDERTIILKGCLINYYRG
- a CDS encoding response regulator transcription factor; the protein is MKNILVCDDDKEIVDAIEIYLQQEGYHILKAYDGEQALEVLREQEVHLLIIDVMMPKLDGIRATLKIREESSIPIIILSAKSEDADKILGLNIGADDYVTKPFNPLELVARVKSQLRRYTQLGNAAESSQRIYQVGGLIINDDLKEVTVDDELVKLTPIEYNILLLLVKNQGKVFSINQIYESIWNEDAIGADNTVAVHIRHIREKIEINPKEPRYLKVVWGVGYKIEKSK
- a CDS encoding sensor histidine kinase, which gives rise to MKKLRYSTGLKATMVVIQQILFVVLIISILLVTTLFQKNILDFSEIRNKSFPTSAYFSALFQESAEDIFNFVELRKKFETEGNYDTEKRIDIQKYYSSQGRAGDISDDKFAEGDGQARYYYLGELVEWARSYTMSEYEFNSSYYIGDGIHQKQIVTREGAPIYNQEKVIATLGDMSVELQELIVSNVEHYYGGSYKVTGMEEGSSASSSITSIEDTAENTDENYLPDIVQKVINGGLYELDSNELSMLLQDMGMEQGSHVSDYNFVDESYFSVEGKGIWNDYIQGKCTEVQMQKAYEALEYTLENIGQEVNTYKKCLNRYNLGKEGSNVGYWIKRGNEDRVYTNLEDKDVDDLIAYGKQMGKYFFYRESDMRLETDVKGMEDVFYNGIEQIYGGKGNVLFVCVNTSFPQEDSFYEAKQEYNRMYPWIYIGTSAIVISALGYLICFIYLSTVAGKGGENGEENQLCWFDKIPTELVFIASFVSVIVTIFTYGEVFYRFTASELAGLLIMSGVLAFVSSALFMLFYLSFVRRIRAGVLWNQSITHWIVRAIGSIFQARRPVTKLLICFGIHFLGCFIVIPLIMEWNSPYQMFGLCCFIVMSLAEGVFIVREGIQRNKVLEGIKNISEGDLEFKIDTQELKGDNKKFAEAVNKIGDGLFHAVDDSMKNERLKADLITNVSHDIKTPLTSIVNYVDLLKREDIPNERAQNYIAVLEQKSQRLKQLTEDLLEASKISSGNITLQMERINFVELVYQTGGEFNEKFEAKGLTAVTKLPREPVVIMADGRRIWRVVENLYNNVAKYAMANTRVYVDMEVDEEWVSLSIKNISQNALNIQADELTERFIRGDVSRSTEGSGLGLSIAKNLTKLMGGEFEIYLDGDLFKVTIGFKREPARENMSED